In the Cheilinus undulatus linkage group 19, ASM1832078v1, whole genome shotgun sequence genome, one interval contains:
- the LOC121527497 gene encoding toll-like receptor 13 yields MKLPSCELYIIFYLMNFISLVLPVAGFALRDQCKISNNSFSCHPLKSGLRAVPKDIPPTVKSIDLSANKISKIQSTDFKNLSLVTELSLKNNNISQIETGAFAHLISLTQLSLSNNRLVKLGDDLFAGLSNLKELRITRNRIKEVAPTSFKSLTSLTLMDISHNKLHSSTKVQSILQQLPNLQKLIITNNDLTHFQSWELSNSSLQLTSLDVSQNRIAVFRITADIFPNLTWLNIGSTINHKMIWDIRNKTFLRQVSTLDVSGLQLASDDWKTFLETFNSSLTTLRMNQMKHNLTELIGIACTIPTLNELQLRQNKLYFIHSNLFKLCANITELDLSNNNIKNIEDRAFSSLKGLTFLSLAHNKLPSVPAATRNLPTLTELNLSRNNISKLGCHDFANLTKLKELSLYQNTIPTLTECAFKDIIRLQVLKLQNSGISRLNGAFKKHLPYLRQLQLFGNKLTFIKHGELKGLKSLQNLSLSNNQITTLDEGCFIGLGNLTNLLLQSNNIYADKFKQSSFTGLINLKRLDLRDNHIAYKGRSTWPDPPFSHLTQLEELAIPAQHHRGKSQLPPNFLKGLTNLLYFDARNMQLEHLDKDTFKDTPRLQVLDISTNDIKNLSPEILSPIQNLKSLYISRLGLKSLNFLIDAKLAKLEFLQVRHNTFPVIREEEINALPALVFLDLFEHSFKCDCDNAWFLEWAVNNNQTQVYDAYNFECNDPQSLIGTKLLDLDIKSCSVNTDFICFISTTCSTLLLMVVSFTYHFLRWQLVYAYYLFLAYLFDSKRKTKQAPDQYDAFVSYNAHDEPWVIRELLPKLEGEQGWRLCLHHRDFEPGKPIMENITDAIYGSRKTICVISQRYLESEWCSREITLASFRLFDEQKDVLILVFLEEIPTAQLSPYYRMRKMLKKRTYLSWPRSENTELFWEKLRQALKTREDHNEDQFLLTVVDQS; encoded by the exons ATGAAGCTACCATCTTGTGAGCTTTATATTATCTTCTACTTGATGAATTTCATCAGTCTTGTTCTGCCGGTTGCAGGGTTCGCACTGAGAGATCAGTGTAAAATCAGTAACAATAGCTTCAGCTGCCACCCTCTCAAGAGTGGACTCAGAGCTGTTCCTAAAGATATTCCCCCAACAGTAAAGAGTATTGACTTGTCTGCAAACAAAATTTCGAAAATACAAtccacagattttaaaaatctatctCTTGTGACAGAGTTAagcctaaaaaacaacaacatttcacaAATAGAAACCGGTGCCTTTGCTCATCTTATTTCCCTGACTCAGTTAAGTCTGAGTAACAACAGACTTGTTAAACTTGGCGATGATCTTTTTGCTGGTTTGAGCAATCTCAAAGAGCTCAGAATAACAAGAAATCGAATTAAAGAAGTGGCGCCCACCTCTTTTAAATCCTTGACAAGCTTGACTCTTATGGACATCTCTCACAACAAACTCCACAGCAGTACAAAAGTTCAGTCTATACTGCAACAACTACCGAATCTACAAAAGCTTATCATCACAAACAATGacttaacccattttcaatCATGGGAACTGAGCAACAGCTCACTACAGCTTACTTCGCTTGATGTTTCCCAGAACCGCATAGCGGTCTTTAGGATAACTGCAGACATTTTCCCAAATCTTACCTGGTTGAACATCGGTTCTACCATTAACCACAAGATGATATGGGACATACGTAACAAGACTTTCCTGAGACAAGTGTCTACTCTTGATGTAAGTGGGCTTCAACTGGCTTCTGACGACTGGAAAACATTCCTAGAAACTTTCAACTCCTCTCTGACGACTCTGAGGATGAATCAAATGAAACATAACCTGACAGAGCTCATTGGCATTGCCTGCACCATCCCAACACTGAATGAACTCCAGCTCCGACAAAACAAACTCTACTTTATTCACTCAAATTTGTTCAAGCTATGTGCTAACATAACAGAGTTAGACCTTTCaaacaataacataaaaaacattgaGGACAGGGCTTTCTCATCCCTGAAAGGTTTAACTTTCTTGAGTCTGGCTCATAACAAACTTCCATCGGTTCCAGCCGCCACAAGGAATCTACCAACTCTTACAGAGCTCAATCTCAGCAGAAACAACATCAGCAAACTTGGATGCCATGATTTTGCCAATCTGACAAAGCTCAAAGAGCTTAGCCTTTAtcagaacaccatcccaactttAACTGAGTGTGCTTTTAAGGATATAATAAGACTGCAAgttttaaagctgcaaaatagCGGCATCTCGAGATTAAATGGTGCTTTCAAGAAACACTTGCCATATCTCAGACAACTGCAATTGTTTGGAAATAAGCTCACCTTCATTAAACATGGGGAGCTAAAAGGCCTAAAGTCCCTCCAGAACTTGTCTCTGTCTAACAATCAAATCACAACTCTTGATGAGGGCTGTTTTATTGGACTGGGAAATCTTACTAATTTACTGCTTCAATCCAATAATATTTATGCAGATAAATTCAAACAGAGCTCCTTCACTGGtctcataaatttaaaaaggcTGGATCTGAGAGACAATCACATAGCCTATAAGGGCAGATCCACTTGGCCTGATCCGCCATTTTCTCACCTCACTCAGCTAGAAGAACTGGCTATTCCTGCACAACACCACAGAGGGAAGTCCCAGCTGCCGCCAAATTTCCTTAAAGGTTTGacaaatcttttatatttcgACGCAAGGAATATGCAACTCGAACACCTCGACAAAGACACGTTCAAGGACACACCTCGGCTGCAAGTACTTGACATCAGTACCAATGACATAAAAAATCTCTCTCCAGAGATTTTATCCCCAATACAAAATCTTAAAAGCCTCTACATATCTAGACTAGGTCTTAAGTCTCTTAATTTCCTCATAGATGCTAAACTTGCTAAGCTAGAGTTCCTTCAGGTAAGACACAATACATTTCCAGTTATAAGAGAAGAGGAAATCAACGCCCTCCCAGCTCTGGTGTTCTTGGATCTCTTTGAACACAGTTTCAAATGTGACTGCGATAATGCCTGGTTTCTAGAGTGGGCAGTGAACAACAACCAAACTCAGGTTTATGATGCCTATAACTTTGAGTGTAACGATCCCCAAAGCCTCATAGGAACAAAACTGTTGGACCTTGACATCAAGTCGTGCTCAGTGAACACTGATTTCATCTGCTTCATATCCACCACCTGTTCAACCCTCCTGCTCATGGTGGTGTCCTTCACCTACCATTTCCTGAGATGGCAACTAGTATATGCCTACTACCTTTTCTTGGCATATCTCTTTGATTCCAAACGTAAAACCAAGCAAGCTCCCGACCAGTATGATGCCTTTGTCTCCTACAACGCCCACGATGAGCCATGGGTCATCAGAGAGCTGTTACCAAAACTGGAAGGTGAGCAGGGCTGGAGGTTGTGTCTGCACCATCGAGACTTTGAGCCAG GTAAACCCATCATGGAGAACATAACAGATGCCATCTATGGGAGCAGGAAGACGATCTGTGTGATCAGCCAAAGATACCTGGAGAGTGAGTGGTGCTCCAGAGAAATCACACTGGCCAG TTTCCGTCTGTTCGACGAGCAGAAAGACGTTCTGATCCTGGTGTTTCTGGAGGAGATTCCCACCGCTCAGCTGTCTCCTTACTACCGCATGAGGAAGATGCTGAAGAAGCGCACCTATCTGAGCTGGCCACGATCCGAGAACACTGAGCTGTTCTGGGAGAAACTCCGCCAGGCTCTGAAAACCAGAGAAGACCACAATGAAGACCAGTTCCTCCTCACTGTGGTGGACCAGTCATAA
- the LOC121527304 gene encoding toll-like receptor 13 — MRNCYFLLTISPEIKEDKIMKLPSCELYIIFYLMNFISLVLPVAGFALRDQCKISNNSFSCHPLKSGLRAVPKDIPPTVKSIDLSANKISKIQSTDFKNLSLVTELSLKDNNISQIETGAFAHLISLTQLSLSNNRLVKLGDDLFAGLSNLKELRITSNQIEKVAPTSFKSLTSLTLMDISHNKLHSSTKVQSILQQLPNLQKLIITNNDLTHFQSWELSNSSLQLTSLDVSQNRIAVFRITADIFPNLTWLNIGSTINHKMTWDIRNKTFLRQVSTLDVSGLQLASDDWKTFLETFNSSLTTLRMNQMKHNLTELIGIACTIPTLNELQLRQNKLYFIHSNLFKLCANITELDLSNNNIKNIDDRAFSSLKGLTFLSLAHNKLPSVPAATRNLPTLTELNLSRNNIRKLGCHDFANLTKLKELSLYQNTIPTLTECAFKDIIRLQVLKLQNSGISRLNGAFKKHLPYLRQLQLFGNKLTFIKHGELKGLKSLQNLSLFDNQITTLDEGCFIGLGNLTNLLLQSNNIYADNFKQSSFTGLINLKRLDLRDNHIAYKGRSTWPDPPFSHLTQLEELAIPAQHHRLKSQLPPNFLKGLTNLLKFNARNMQLEHLDKDTFKDTPRLQVLDISTNDIKNLSPEIFSPIQNLKSLYISRLGLKSLNFLVDAKLAKLEFLQVRHNTFPVIREEEINALPALVFLDLFEHSFKCDCDNAWFLEWAVNNNQTQVYDAYNFECNNPQSLIGTKLLDLDIKSCSVNTDFICFISTTCSTLLLMVVSFTYHFLRWQLVYAYYLFLAYLFDSKRKTKQAPDQYDAFVSYNAHDEPWVIRELLPKLEGEQGWRLCLHHRDFEPGKPIMENITDAIYGSRKTICVISQRYLESEWCSREITLASFRLFDEQKDVLILVFLEEIPTAQLSPYYRMRKMLKKRTYLSWPRSENTELFWEKLRQALKTREDHNEDQFLLTVGDQS, encoded by the exons ATGAGAAATTGCTATTTCTTGCTTACAATCAGTCCTGAAATCAAAGAAGATAAAATAATGAAGCTACCATCTTGTGAGCTTTATATTATCTTCTACTTGATGAATTTCATCAGTCTTGTTCTGCCGGTTGCAGGGTTCGCACTGAGAGATCAGTGTAAAATCAGTAACAATAGCTTCAGCTGCCACCCTCTCAAGAGTGGACTCAGAGCTGTTCCTAAGGATATTCCCCCAACAGTGAAGAGTATTGACTTGTCTGCAAACAAAATTTCGAAAATACAAtccacagattttaaaaatctatctCTTGTGACAGAGTTAAGCCTAAAAGACAACAACATTTCACAAATAGAAACCGGTGCCTTTGCTCATCTTATTTCCCTGACTCAGTTAAGTCTGAGTAACAACAGACTTGTTAAACTTGGCGATGATCTTTTTGCTGGTTTGAGCAATCTCAAAGAGCTCAGAATAACAAGCAATCAAATTGAGAAAGTGGCGCCCACCTCTTTTAAATCCTTGACAAGCTTGACTCTTATGGACATCTCTCACAACAAACTCCACAGCAGTACAAAAGTTCAGTCTATACTGCAACAACTACCGAATCTACAAAAGCTTATCATCACAAACAATGacttaacccattttcaatCATGGGAACTGAGCAACAGCTCACTACAGCTTACTTCACTTGATGTTTCCCAGAACCGCATAGCGGTCTTTAGGATCACCGCAGATATATTCCCAAATCTCACCTGGTTGAACATCGGTTCTACCATTAACCACAAGATGACATGGGACATACGTAACAAGACTTTCCTGAGACAAGTGTCTACTCTTGATGTAAGTGGGCTTCAACTGGCTTCTGACGACTGGAAAACATTCCTAGAAACTTTCAACTCCTCTCTGACGACTCTGAGGATGAATCAAATGAAACATAACCTGACAGAGCTCATTGGCATTGCCTGCACCATCCCAACACTGAATGAACTCCAGCTCCGACAAAACAAACTCTACTTTATTCACTCAAATTTGTTCAAGCTGTGCGCTAACATAACAGAGTTAGACCTTTCaaacaataacataaaaaacattgaCGACAGGGCTTTCTCATCCCTGAAAGGTTTAACTTTCTTGAGTCTGGCTCATAACAAACTTCCATCGGTTCCAGCCGCCACAAGGAATCTACCAACTCTTACAGAGCTCAATCTCAGCAGAAACAACATCAGAAAACTTGGATGCCATGATTTTGCCAATCTGACAAAGCTCAAAGAGCTTAGCCTTTAtcagaacaccatcccaactttAACTGAGTGTGCTTTTAAGGATATAATAAGACTGCAAgttttaaagctgcaaaacagCGGCATCTCGAGATTAAATGGTGCTTTCAAGAAACACTTGCCATATCTCAGACAACTGCAATTGTTTGGAAATAAGCTCACCTTCATTAAACATGGGGAGCTAAAAGGCCTAAAGTCCCTCCAGAACTTGTCTCTGTTTGACAATCAAATCACAACTCTTGATGAGGGCTGTTTTATTGGACTGGGAAATCTTACTAATTTACTGCTTCAATCCAATAATATTTATGCAGATAATTTCAAACAGAGCTCCTTCACTGGtctcataaatttaaaaaggcTGGATCTGAGAGACAATCACATAGCCTATAAGGGCAGATCCACTTGGCCTGATCCGCCATTTTCTCACCTCACTCAGCTAGAAGAACTGGCTATTCCTGCACAACACCACAGATTGAAGTCCCAGCTGCCACCAAATTTCCTTAAAGGTTTGacaaatcttttaaaattcaacGCAAGGAATATGCAACTCGAACACCTCGACAAAGACACGTTCAAGGACACACCTCGGCTGCAAGTACTTGACATCAGTACCAATGACATAAAAAATCTCTCTCCAgagattttttccccaataCAAAATCTTAAAAGCCTCTACATATCTAGACTAGGTCTTAAGTCTCTTAATTTCCTCGTAGACGCTAAACTTGCTAAGCTAGAGTTCCTTCAGGTAAGACACAATACATTTCCAGTTATAAGAGAAGAGGAAATCAACGCCCTCCCAGCTCTGGTGTTCTTGGATCTCTTTGAACACAGTTTCAAATGTGACTGCGATAATGCCTGGTTTCTAGAGTGGGCAGTGAACAACAACCAAACTCAGGTTTATGATGCCTATAACTTTGAGTGTAACAATCCCCAAAGCCTCATAGGCACAAAACTGTTGGACCTTGACATCAAGTCGTGCTCAGTGAACACTGATTTCATCTGCTTCATATCCACCACCTGTTCAACCCTCCTGCTCATGGTGGTGTCCTTCACCTACCATTTCCTGAGATGGCAACTAGTATATGCCTACTACCTTTTCTTGGCATATCTCTTTGACTCCAAACGTAAAACCAAGCAAGCTCCCGACCAGTATGATGCCTTTGTCTCCTACAACGCCCACGATGAGCCATGGGTCATCAGAGAGCTGTTACCAAAACTGGAAGGCGAGCAGGGCTGGAGGTTGTGTCTGCACCATCGAGACTTTGAGCCAG GTAAACCCATCATGGAGAACATAACAGATGCCATCTATGGGAGCAGGAAGACGATCTGTGTGATCAGCCAAAGATACCTGGAGAGTGAGTGGTGCTCCAGAGAAATCACACTGGCCAG TTTCCGTCTGTTCGACGAGCAGAAAGACGTTCTGATCCTGGTGTTTCTGGAGGAGATTCCCACCGCTCAGCTGTCTCCTTACTACCGCATGAGGAAGATGCTGAAGAAGCGCACCTATCTGAGCTGGCCACGATCCGAGAACACTGAGCTGTTCTGGGAGAAACTCCGCCAGGCTCTGAAAACCAGAGAAGACCACAATGAAGACCAGTTCCTCCTCACTGTGGGGGACCAGTCATAG
- the ccl20b gene encoding C-C motif chemokine 20b — translation MASCRVFLLSALCAFIILTTVIDQTQSASCCVYYAKKHVNCNRILGYTYQTVNHACDLEAVIFHVPGRFICADPNRPHTQKLMKCFDERKKIIKQEALKASTSA, via the exons ATGGCAAGCTGCAGAGTGTTTCTTCTTTCAGCCCTGTGCgccttcatcatcctcaccaCCGTTATCGACCAGACACAGTCAG CCAGCTGTTGTGTGTACTATGCAAAGAAACATGTGAATTGCAACAGAATCCTCGGCTACACCTACCAGACCGTGAACCATGCCTGCGACCTGGAGGCTGTGAT TTTCCATGTCCCAGGAAGGTTTATATGTGCCGACCCAAACAGACCCCACACTCAGAAACTGATGAAGTGCTTTGA tgaaAGGAAGAAGATCATCAAACAAGAAGCCCTGAAAGCCTCTACATCAGCTTAA